One Anolis carolinensis isolate JA03-04 chromosome 4, rAnoCar3.1.pri, whole genome shotgun sequence DNA window includes the following coding sequences:
- the prkaa2 gene encoding 5'-AMP-activated protein kinase catalytic subunit alpha-2 isoform X4 has product MAEKPPPPQKHDGRVKIGHYVLGDTLGVGTFGKVKIGEHQLTGHKVAVKILNRQKIRSLDVVGKIKREIQNLKLFRHPHIIKLYQVISTPTDFFMVMEYVSGGELFDYICKHGRVEETEARRLFQQILSAVDYCHRHMVVHRDLKPENVLLDAHMNAKIADFGLSNMMSDGEFLRTSCGSPNYAAPEVISGR; this is encoded by the exons ATGGCAGAGAAGCCTCCTCCGCCGCAGAAGCACGACGGGCGCGTCAAGATCGGCCACTACGTCTTGGGAGACACGCTGGGCGTCGGCACCTTCGGCAAAGTCAAGA TTGGTGAACATCAGCTCACAGGACATAAAGTAGCAGTCAAAATTTTGAATAGGCAAAAAATCCGCAGTTTGGATGTGGTTGGAAAGATCAAACGAGAAATTCAAAACTTAAAGCTTTTCCGGCACCCCCATATTATCAAACT GTACCAGGTCATCAGCACGCCAACGGATTTTTTCATGGTAATGGAATATGTGTCCGGTGGGGAATTATTTGATTACATCTGTAAACACGGACGG GTGGAAGAGACTGAAGCCAGACGTCTTTTCCAgcaaattctgtcagctgtagatTACTGTCATCGGCACATGGTGGTTCATAGAGATTTGAAACCAGAGAATGTGCTGTTGGATGCACACATGAATGCCAAGATAGCTGATTTTG GGTTGTCCAACATGATGTCTGATGGTGAATTTCTCCGAACCAGCTGTGGCTCACCCAACTATGCAGCACCAGAAGTCATCTCTGGAAGGTAG